The following are encoded together in the Serratia sp. UGAL515B_01 genome:
- a CDS encoding OprD family outer membrane porin produces the protein MKSSFSWCFIAVSLLSSTVQAADENVFSSSFFSDSHAEISLKNIWKYLKEDSANPKRVHNAWGQGLALSYQSGYLADTLGVNLDYYSAVKLGASDYFNSRGVLYNNGPGNDKSNATGFSKIGQRYVKLKGEVGGAALNAQWGWQTLHDYGVLTNSTHLSPTAYLGWSGGITGAGLSLRGAYVERSMERNSPDSLRLQTNDRRFINHLATGELGYKNDLFNGQLIYGESQNYLRRQILLLTIKPAKKLSLSSQIYATQALDDYKVMALDRRNFDRTANHYAFDVKWKEPRWNLKLGASYTRAAKGEGELGFFPRQLTRNSRGSYTSMSHVGEDYLRDGETMLAVLAEYHITPEFSAGITGNYGQFNYQGTMVHTGEVNAFGSWAPSHPALKNLKIFSRIGPGWSYKNVNKTPVISEGRYFRSHSLAAEFIAEYRFKLF, from the coding sequence ATGAAAAGTTCCTTTTCATGGTGTTTTATTGCGGTATCACTATTATCTTCCACCGTTCAAGCTGCTGATGAAAACGTATTTTCCTCATCTTTTTTCAGTGATAGCCATGCTGAAATTTCACTGAAAAATATCTGGAAATACCTCAAGGAGGATTCTGCTAATCCCAAAAGAGTTCATAACGCTTGGGGGCAAGGGTTGGCGCTAAGCTATCAATCCGGTTATCTGGCAGATACTCTCGGTGTTAATCTTGATTACTACAGTGCGGTAAAACTGGGAGCCAGCGACTATTTCAACAGTCGTGGAGTGCTGTATAACAATGGGCCAGGTAATGATAAAAGTAATGCAACTGGCTTCAGCAAGATTGGTCAACGCTATGTCAAACTTAAAGGTGAGGTTGGTGGTGCTGCGCTCAATGCACAGTGGGGTTGGCAAACTTTGCATGACTATGGCGTGCTTACTAACTCCACACATCTTTCACCCACCGCTTACCTCGGCTGGTCGGGGGGGATAACGGGGGCTGGACTTTCTTTACGCGGTGCCTACGTTGAGCGCTCCATGGAGCGGAACTCTCCAGACAGCCTGCGTTTGCAAACCAATGATAGGCGTTTTATTAACCACCTTGCTACAGGAGAGCTGGGTTATAAAAATGACCTGTTTAATGGGCAATTGATTTATGGAGAGTCGCAGAATTACTTACGTCGTCAGATCCTACTCCTAACGATTAAACCCGCTAAAAAACTCAGTCTGAGTAGCCAGATTTATGCCACCCAGGCGTTGGATGATTACAAAGTGATGGCGCTGGACAGACGTAATTTTGATCGTACCGCTAATCACTATGCCTTTGATGTTAAATGGAAGGAACCTCGTTGGAACCTTAAGTTGGGGGCCTCCTACACACGGGCAGCGAAAGGAGAAGGCGAACTCGGTTTTTTTCCGCGGCAATTGACCAGAAACTCACGCGGCTCTTACACCTCAATGTCCCACGTTGGCGAGGACTATCTGCGTGATGGTGAAACTATGTTGGCAGTGCTGGCCGAGTACCATATTACCCCAGAGTTTAGCGCAGGTATTACCGGCAACTATGGCCAGTTTAACTACCAAGGGACGATGGTGCACACGGGGGAAGTCAACGCTTTTGGCAGTTGGGCTCCTTCGCATCCTGCGCTGAAAAATTTGAAGATTTTCAGCAGGATCGGTCCAGGTTGGTCCTATAAGAATGTGAATAAAACGCCAGTGATATCCGAAGGGCGTTATTTCCGTTCCCATTCTCTTGCTGCCGAGTTTATCGCCGAGTATCGCTTTAAACTGTTTTAG